A genomic segment from Polyangium mundeleinium encodes:
- a CDS encoding transglutaminase domain-containing protein, with protein sequence MERSSIAQAIGEGTRRLRAGASWKRGIAWVITLGLVSSTALAQSPGKKPDAAAAKKPAAGVQDKDKRVQDTDKRVQDKDKRVQDKGASAQPSLPKAPTRWTAAQPDPMVDFAIQRATAGGPDALAGLLVATTLDERATLGKVRGGLRAVAATKSPVAGDARALAAWLTPSPAGAAWAGSKSIAYDVAPDTSGLVRSMAILGPFQDKGEGIRDKEGPEAPGQKFNDAAARYSWGVYDVAWRRILPQSSTWRGVPLDLYVHPRAESCTYLASKVVFPNPPAGQAQKPVLVHVASTGKVRLLWDGADVVMSEEVHPRLVLDRLAAQIEPAPGPHLVAVKVCSGATSDEGRVRLRFTDEVGAPVTVSSSSDITNVVLPAAAEKKPGKAGKVDPAKEARVAAEIKPPKGVTRVKTQLEVGLDVGANPSPDVALRAAILRTLGGAEDARSPRAPGLLEAALRAKETPPDLLALAGYVSPFGAERSERLNLAFERGKAASDDATAAFAQRRLFESSLAARYPDWAIARVREAPLSTATDLEARLLKIAGRSQMGAQGAYRAHRDELMAMSGEDRGRAPTAVWAELSSVSRSDPQTALLAARKLVEQRAGARDSRYVSAFRVQGGAELERAAAESLAHQRSADELVAIGGQLLEAGRNAWAREVYYVATLVSPNKASAFDGLAAARTAVLADEARQGKPPSEPAERVTEALARALALEPTDQQRKAEIALRTRTPQGKTTMPDEQSIVQPSVFLARAKANPAKKGEVFDRQLHWTRVVTYHADRRVSQLMHYAREIVVEPRTESDLYEPDIPTEGDRTELLFARVHRKDGSIALPEEQGGGGRGAYVRWPKLSSGDVVEIAVRSWTRDPVGRRGDAPFYFIDYVGSMDTRPILFNEVVVDSPAASPLAVDVINGKADRAETKTVGDRVIKRFVWDNPTNVRDEPLAPPIAETVPVVVGSTFAGWGDFRTWYKSAIEGFSTPDERIKELAAELTKGKKTRDEKIRAVFDYVADSIRYVNYVSGEAWLPNRPQISLARKQGDCDDKAMLLITLLKAIGIEATEVLVQTRYTGQSMLLRSEKVAVPMFDHGIAYLPAKDGAPAMWLDATSPQSRLGPLPAMDARTLAFFIDDGPAKMIETPASSPDDHGIDAEWRIELDTQGRGKLTANERHVGDAAFELRTNLVEPDARKQWAETYLTGKWVPGVELKGEVGFDGALPGGAAKLSYEATSQGIARREGNELVVPVSDTATLTSQLAPLSSRTLPVVLPPSLAPRHETRAITIVPPEGYVFAELPPGGEEAGGEFGRAKIEFSPGEGGAVVVKRTLVFDLSTISVDKYTKWRAWLQRVDGLMHRVVRLVPGDASKTAPQKTAEKPSR encoded by the coding sequence ATGGAAAGGTCTTCGATCGCGCAGGCCATCGGCGAGGGAACACGACGTCTGCGCGCCGGGGCGTCGTGGAAGAGGGGCATCGCGTGGGTGATCACGCTCGGGCTCGTCTCGAGCACGGCGCTCGCGCAATCGCCCGGGAAAAAGCCCGATGCCGCGGCGGCAAAGAAGCCCGCCGCGGGCGTCCAGGACAAGGACAAGCGCGTCCAGGACACCGACAAGCGCGTCCAGGACAAGGACAAGCGCGTCCAGGACAAAGGTGCGAGCGCGCAGCCGTCCTTGCCCAAGGCGCCGACGCGGTGGACGGCGGCGCAGCCGGATCCGATGGTGGATTTCGCGATCCAGCGCGCCACGGCGGGCGGGCCGGATGCGCTCGCGGGGCTGCTCGTGGCGACGACGCTCGATGAGCGCGCGACGCTCGGAAAGGTGCGCGGGGGGCTGCGCGCGGTGGCCGCGACGAAGTCGCCCGTCGCGGGGGATGCGCGGGCGCTCGCGGCGTGGCTCACGCCGAGCCCGGCGGGGGCTGCGTGGGCCGGATCGAAGTCGATCGCGTACGACGTCGCGCCCGACACGAGCGGGCTCGTGCGGTCGATGGCGATCCTGGGACCGTTCCAGGACAAGGGCGAAGGCATCCGCGACAAGGAAGGGCCGGAGGCGCCGGGGCAGAAGTTCAATGACGCGGCGGCGCGGTATTCGTGGGGCGTGTACGACGTCGCGTGGCGGCGCATCCTGCCGCAGTCGTCGACGTGGCGGGGTGTTCCGCTCGACCTCTACGTGCATCCGCGCGCCGAGAGCTGCACGTATCTCGCGTCGAAGGTCGTTTTCCCGAACCCGCCCGCGGGCCAGGCGCAGAAGCCCGTGCTCGTGCACGTGGCGTCGACGGGCAAGGTGCGGCTGCTCTGGGACGGCGCCGATGTCGTGATGAGCGAGGAGGTGCATCCGCGCCTCGTGCTGGATCGGCTGGCGGCGCAGATCGAGCCTGCGCCGGGGCCGCACCTCGTCGCGGTGAAGGTCTGCTCGGGCGCGACCTCGGACGAGGGGCGCGTGCGCTTGCGCTTCACGGATGAAGTGGGCGCGCCGGTCACGGTGTCGTCGTCGTCGGACATCACGAACGTGGTGCTGCCCGCGGCCGCGGAGAAGAAGCCGGGCAAAGCAGGGAAAGTGGATCCGGCGAAGGAGGCGCGCGTGGCTGCGGAGATCAAGCCGCCGAAGGGCGTCACGCGTGTAAAAACGCAGCTCGAAGTCGGCCTCGACGTGGGCGCGAATCCGAGCCCGGATGTGGCGCTGCGGGCGGCGATCCTGCGGACGCTCGGGGGCGCGGAGGACGCGCGTTCGCCGCGCGCGCCGGGGCTGCTCGAAGCCGCGTTGCGAGCGAAGGAGACGCCGCCCGACCTGCTCGCGCTCGCGGGGTACGTCTCGCCGTTCGGCGCGGAGCGGAGCGAGCGGCTGAACCTCGCGTTCGAGCGCGGCAAGGCTGCGAGTGACGACGCGACGGCGGCGTTCGCGCAGCGGCGGCTCTTCGAATCGTCGCTCGCGGCGCGTTACCCCGACTGGGCGATCGCGCGTGTCCGCGAGGCGCCGCTCTCCACCGCGACGGACCTCGAAGCGCGGCTGCTCAAGATCGCGGGGCGCTCGCAGATGGGCGCGCAGGGCGCGTACCGGGCGCATCGCGACGAGCTCATGGCGATGTCGGGCGAGGATCGCGGGCGCGCGCCGACGGCCGTGTGGGCCGAGCTCTCCTCGGTGTCGCGGTCCGATCCGCAGACGGCGCTGCTCGCGGCGCGCAAGCTCGTGGAGCAACGCGCGGGCGCGCGGGACAGCCGCTACGTGTCGGCGTTCCGGGTGCAGGGCGGCGCGGAGCTCGAGCGCGCCGCGGCCGAGAGCCTCGCGCACCAGCGATCGGCCGACGAGCTCGTGGCGATCGGGGGGCAGCTCCTCGAAGCGGGCAGGAACGCCTGGGCGCGCGAAGTGTATTACGTGGCGACCCTGGTCTCGCCGAACAAGGCGTCGGCGTTCGACGGGCTCGCGGCCGCGCGGACCGCGGTGCTGGCGGACGAGGCGCGGCAGGGCAAACCGCCGTCGGAGCCGGCCGAGCGCGTGACCGAGGCGCTTGCGCGGGCGCTCGCGCTCGAGCCGACGGATCAGCAACGCAAGGCGGAGATCGCGCTCCGCACGCGCACGCCGCAGGGCAAGACGACGATGCCCGACGAGCAGTCGATCGTGCAGCCGAGCGTCTTTCTCGCGCGGGCCAAGGCGAACCCCGCGAAGAAGGGCGAGGTCTTCGATCGGCAGCTCCACTGGACGCGCGTCGTGACGTACCACGCGGATCGGCGCGTCTCGCAGCTCATGCATTACGCGCGCGAGATCGTGGTCGAGCCGCGCACGGAGAGTGACCTCTACGAGCCGGACATCCCGACCGAGGGCGATCGCACGGAGCTGCTCTTCGCGCGCGTGCACCGCAAGGACGGCTCGATCGCGCTGCCCGAGGAGCAAGGCGGCGGCGGGCGTGGCGCGTACGTGCGCTGGCCGAAGCTCTCGTCGGGCGACGTCGTCGAGATCGCGGTGCGCTCGTGGACGCGTGATCCCGTGGGCCGGCGCGGCGATGCGCCGTTCTACTTCATCGACTACGTGGGCTCGATGGATACGCGGCCGATCCTCTTCAACGAGGTCGTCGTCGACTCGCCCGCGGCCTCGCCGCTCGCCGTCGACGTGATCAACGGCAAGGCCGATCGGGCGGAGACGAAGACCGTCGGCGACCGCGTGATCAAGCGCTTCGTATGGGACAACCCGACGAACGTGCGTGACGAGCCGCTCGCGCCGCCGATCGCGGAGACGGTGCCCGTCGTGGTGGGCTCGACGTTCGCGGGCTGGGGCGATTTCCGGACCTGGTACAAGAGCGCGATCGAGGGTTTCTCCACGCCCGACGAGCGCATCAAGGAGCTCGCGGCCGAGCTCACGAAGGGCAAGAAGACACGCGACGAGAAGATCCGCGCGGTCTTCGACTATGTCGCCGACTCGATCCGGTACGTGAACTACGTCTCGGGCGAGGCGTGGCTGCCGAACCGCCCGCAGATCTCGCTCGCGCGCAAGCAAGGCGACTGCGACGACAAGGCGATGCTGCTCATCACGCTGCTCAAGGCGATCGGCATCGAGGCGACCGAGGTGCTCGTGCAGACGCGGTACACGGGGCAGTCGATGTTGCTTCGGAGCGAGAAGGTCGCCGTGCCGATGTTCGATCACGGCATCGCGTACCTGCCCGCGAAGGACGGCGCGCCGGCGATGTGGCTCGACGCGACGAGCCCGCAGAGCCGCCTCGGACCGCTGCCGGCGATGGATGCGCGCACGCTCGCGTTCTTCATCGACGACGGCCCCGCGAAGATGATCGAGACGCCCGCGAGCTCGCCCGACGATCACGGCATCGACGCCGAGTGGCGGATCGAGCTCGACACGCAGGGGCGCGGCAAGCTCACCGCGAACGAGCGGCACGTGGGCGATGCGGCGTTCGAGCTGCGCACGAACCTCGTCGAGCCCGACGCGCGCAAGCAATGGGCCGAGACGTACCTCACGGGCAAGTGGGTGCCCGGCGTGGAGCTCAAGGGCGAGGTCGGCTTCGACGGCGCGCTGCCGGGCGGCGCGGCGAAGCTCTCGTACGAGGCGACGAGCCAGGGCATCGCGCGGCGCGAAGGAAACGAGCTCGTGGTGCCGGTGAGCGACACGGCGACGCTCACGTCGCAGCTCGCGCCGCTCTCGTCGCGCACGCTGCCGGTGGTGCTCCCGCCGTCCCTCGCGCCGCGGCACGAGACCCGCGCGATCACGATCGTCCCGCCCGAGGGGTACGTCTTCGCGGAGCTGCCGCCGGGTGGTGAAGAGGCGGGCGGCGAGTTCGGGCGCGCGAAGATCGAGTTCTCTCCGGGCGAGGGCGGCGCGGTCGTCGTGAAGCGCACGCTCGTGTTCGATCTGTCGACGATCTCGGTCGACAAGTACACGAAATGGCGCGCGTGGTTGCAGCGGGTCGACGGCCTGATGCACCGGGTCGTGCGGCTCGTGCCCGGGGACGCAAGCAAGACGGCACCACAAAAGACGGCGGAGAAGCCCTCGCGATGA
- a CDS encoding CehA/McbA family metallohydrolase — protein sequence MRCPSLAAPSFRALLCVLVQMPLVAACSGTDEEPPGATDCSALKFEAGDPSGHKDPFGAKAAGQARAGKVTELAGIAQPGHGRQRIEPGDFVLANDKIVVFIEDKDFSDGYARFGGEILSIDKANAEGKPTGVSMYNETLSGISVEMIDPTSVTVLKDGSDGGEAIVRVAGKLSKIPFMQGPLSYLFPRTYELEAVYDYVLRPGEERVTMRMGVVNATNEPLDLGVERPDPDELLGFFHSSNAQLVTQEFGFAEPKGRVAWAGFDGGDFGFAYRIPDHELAYGLTVSGFSLFYGPGFVVEACSAKSIDRADIIAGGPDYDGLAEAVRRVAGEAPWREIKGKVEDAQGNGIASAWLHAVGADGAYLSRTRTDSEGAFVVHAPPGASVTLVPQKQGYAPHAGFGVGANEATATIPLDPNGTIHVVAKDTATGVALPVRVQVVPKDVLAAAPEAFGVPDEVNGRLHQVFAMDGNATVAVPPGEHTVIVSRGYEWELLSTDVTVAAGETLEVPANLVHSVDSTGVMCADFHIHSQFSADSSDRIVQKVRSAIADGLDIPVSSEHEWVADFQPLIQDMGLTQWAFGMASEELTTFTWGHFGVLPMTPDLTKANNGAVDWIGKDPKDVFALVRALPDNPVLIVNHPSGGGFGAYFSAAGLDRKTGKGRDGFWSDDFDAIEVFNDSDFEANRKDSVADWFALLEAGMTVWAVGSSDSHYLRTSPVGYPRTCLPFGHDDPTKLTKLLVRDAVGNGSATISGGLFMTAAGPNGEKPGQMVQTGAGGMATFTLTIESASWVDASTLETIVNGKTVSTEPLVPVDGWAGPSKKFVHQVTVTLDPSRPRNWVMFHAKGDGDLAPLHPGRRPFAASNPFFLTP from the coding sequence ATGCGTTGTCCTTCGCTTGCCGCGCCTTCCTTTCGTGCCCTTCTCTGCGTCCTCGTTCAGATGCCACTCGTCGCCGCGTGCAGTGGCACCGACGAGGAGCCGCCTGGGGCCACCGACTGCTCGGCCCTGAAGTTCGAGGCCGGGGATCCGAGCGGGCACAAGGACCCGTTCGGGGCCAAGGCGGCGGGGCAGGCGCGCGCCGGCAAGGTCACCGAGCTCGCGGGCATCGCGCAGCCGGGGCATGGCCGGCAGCGGATCGAGCCGGGGGATTTCGTCCTCGCGAACGACAAGATCGTCGTGTTCATCGAGGACAAGGATTTCTCCGACGGGTATGCGCGCTTCGGCGGCGAGATCCTCTCGATCGACAAGGCGAACGCCGAAGGCAAGCCGACGGGCGTGTCGATGTACAACGAGACGCTGAGCGGGATCTCGGTCGAGATGATCGATCCGACGAGCGTCACGGTGCTGAAGGACGGCTCGGACGGCGGCGAGGCCATCGTGCGGGTCGCGGGCAAGCTCTCGAAGATCCCGTTCATGCAGGGGCCGCTCTCGTATCTGTTCCCGCGGACATACGAGCTCGAAGCGGTCTACGATTACGTGCTCCGGCCGGGGGAGGAGCGCGTCACGATGCGCATGGGCGTGGTCAATGCGACAAACGAGCCGCTCGACCTCGGCGTGGAGCGCCCGGATCCGGACGAGCTGCTCGGCTTCTTCCATTCCAGCAACGCGCAGCTCGTGACGCAGGAGTTCGGGTTCGCGGAGCCCAAGGGGCGCGTCGCGTGGGCGGGCTTCGACGGCGGCGATTTCGGATTCGCGTACCGCATTCCCGACCACGAACTCGCGTATGGCCTGACGGTCAGCGGCTTCTCGCTCTTTTATGGTCCTGGCTTCGTCGTCGAGGCTTGCTCGGCGAAGTCGATCGATCGGGCGGACATCATCGCGGGCGGGCCTGATTACGACGGCCTTGCCGAGGCGGTGCGGCGCGTCGCCGGCGAGGCGCCGTGGCGCGAGATCAAAGGGAAGGTCGAGGACGCGCAGGGCAACGGAATCGCTTCGGCGTGGCTGCACGCGGTGGGCGCGGACGGCGCGTATTTGAGCCGGACGCGGACGGATTCGGAAGGCGCGTTCGTGGTGCACGCGCCGCCGGGCGCGTCCGTGACGCTCGTGCCGCAGAAGCAGGGATATGCGCCGCACGCGGGCTTCGGGGTCGGGGCGAACGAGGCGACGGCGACGATTCCGCTCGATCCGAACGGCACGATTCACGTGGTCGCGAAGGACACGGCGACGGGCGTGGCGCTGCCGGTGCGCGTGCAGGTCGTGCCGAAGGACGTGCTCGCCGCGGCGCCCGAGGCGTTCGGCGTGCCCGACGAGGTGAACGGCCGATTGCACCAGGTCTTCGCGATGGACGGGAATGCGACGGTGGCGGTGCCGCCGGGCGAGCATACGGTGATCGTGTCGCGTGGCTACGAATGGGAGCTGCTCTCGACGGACGTGACGGTCGCGGCGGGCGAGACGCTGGAGGTCCCGGCGAACCTCGTGCATTCGGTGGACTCGACGGGCGTGATGTGCGCCGATTTCCACATTCATTCGCAGTTCTCGGCGGACTCGAGCGACCGGATCGTGCAGAAGGTGCGGAGCGCGATCGCCGACGGGCTCGACATCCCGGTGTCGAGCGAGCACGAGTGGGTCGCGGATTTCCAGCCGTTGATCCAGGACATGGGCCTGACGCAATGGGCGTTCGGGATGGCGTCGGAGGAGCTGACGACGTTCACGTGGGGTCATTTCGGCGTGCTGCCGATGACGCCGGACCTGACGAAGGCGAACAACGGCGCGGTCGACTGGATCGGCAAAGACCCGAAGGACGTCTTCGCGCTCGTGCGCGCGCTCCCCGACAACCCCGTGCTCATCGTGAACCACCCGAGCGGCGGCGGATTCGGCGCCTATTTCAGCGCGGCGGGGCTCGACCGGAAGACGGGCAAGGGCCGCGACGGGTTCTGGAGCGACGATTTCGACGCGATCGAGGTCTTCAACGACTCCGATTTCGAGGCGAACCGGAAGGACTCGGTCGCCGATTGGTTCGCGCTCCTGGAGGCGGGGATGACGGTGTGGGCCGTGGGCAGCTCCGACAGCCATTATCTGCGGACGAGCCCGGTGGGGTATCCGCGGACGTGCCTGCCCTTCGGGCACGACGACCCGACGAAGCTGACGAAGCTCCTCGTGCGTGACGCGGTCGGGAATGGTTCGGCGACGATCAGCGGCGGCCTCTTCATGACGGCGGCGGGCCCGAATGGGGAAAAGCCTGGGCAGATGGTGCAGACCGGCGCGGGTGGGATGGCGACGTTCACGCTCACGATCGAGTCGGCGAGCTGGGTGGATGCGAGCACGCTGGAGACGATCGTGAATGGGAAGACGGTGTCGACGGAGCCACTCGTGCCGGTGGATGGCTGGGCCGGCCCGTCGAAGAAATTCGTCCATCAGGTCACCGTGACGCTGGACCCGTCGCGCCCGAGAAACTGGGTGATGTTCCACGCGAAGGGCGACGGAGACCTCGCGCCGCTGCATCCCGGGCGAAGGCCGTTCGCGGCGTCGAATCCGTTTTTCCTGACGCCCTGA
- a CDS encoding ATP-binding protein yields MPSNRQRAARLRRRPAWPRRSTPAAGTRAGSEATSHLRTVLAHAPIVLFTLDERGVFTLQEGRGLEAARLHQHEEIGQSIFRLYQDYPWVTDSARRALAGESVRVVGEYHGVWYEVDFMPLRIPETKSSGVLGVATDVTARKRAQDALEQQQAVLKYVIANVPHAIFWKDREGRFLGGNQNFLNDTGTKTLENLVGKTDYDVWGRREDADAFVKADREVMEGGASMLDIEEPVLRTDGARRVLLTSKVPIRDDSGKVTGLLGIYADITERKQMEIDLQHAKEAADDAARAKGQFLTVMSHELRTPLALILGPLASLLSGEANEREPLSPGVRADLERIQRNARRLHRLVDDILDYQKIEAGKFTVDWEAVDAAELCADIVDAARPSAVRGGIELSLRASALGPVPLDRRKFERIVLNLLGNALKFTPPGGRIVVRLRKVEDELEFAVEDTGPGIPADKQHLLFRQFQQIDASATRKHEGTGIGLSLVKELAELMGGKAFMESTLGVGSCFFVRLPCAADPMAAPRPAPAPVDARLSASHAGHFEAPAASARCVETSGRGPRVLVVEDNPDMGSYLVDLLSAEYDIELVTNGRAALEAVEARRPEVIVSDVMMPEMDGFELVRRLKRDPASRDIPILLLTARAGYAAAVGGLDTGADDYLSKPFEPAELAARVRAAARLHRVHVELAEKNRELTATLQRLSETQEELVQAGKMAAVGTMLAGLSHEINNPLAIVLMNAQLLLRRLDAAKGPTLDEAGLRKALHTIESQSTRCSRLVHTLLDYSRDHPTGREPCDVRAALDRVLAFTAPQARAREVRLEVWQDPEAPPAVFANAAQLDAALLNVVGNALDAVSEGGAVSVVARPLDKGKDAAPAVEIEVRDTGCGIPAENLDRIFEPFFTTKPQGQGTGLGLTLTQRFVTDHGGRLCVTSQLGVGTTVRMSLPAAP; encoded by the coding sequence ATGCCATCCAATCGCCAACGCGCGGCCAGGCTGCGGAGGCGGCCCGCCTGGCCCAGGCGCTCGACCCCTGCGGCAGGGACTCGCGCAGGGTCGGAAGCTACGTCACACTTGCGCACTGTGCTTGCCCACGCTCCCATCGTGCTCTTCACGCTCGACGAACGCGGCGTCTTCACGCTCCAGGAGGGGCGCGGGCTCGAAGCGGCGAGGCTCCACCAGCACGAGGAGATTGGCCAGTCGATTTTCCGCCTGTATCAGGACTACCCGTGGGTCACCGACAGCGCGCGGCGGGCGCTCGCCGGCGAGAGCGTGCGCGTGGTCGGGGAGTATCACGGGGTCTGGTACGAGGTGGATTTCATGCCGCTCCGGATCCCGGAGACCAAGAGCTCGGGCGTGCTCGGCGTCGCCACGGACGTCACCGCGCGCAAGCGCGCGCAAGACGCCCTCGAGCAGCAGCAAGCGGTGCTCAAGTACGTCATCGCGAACGTCCCTCACGCCATCTTCTGGAAAGATCGCGAGGGTCGATTTCTGGGAGGCAACCAGAACTTTTTGAATGATACGGGCACGAAGACCCTGGAGAACCTCGTAGGAAAGACCGATTACGACGTTTGGGGTCGGCGCGAGGACGCGGACGCATTCGTCAAGGCCGACCGCGAGGTCATGGAGGGCGGCGCGTCGATGCTCGATATTGAAGAGCCCGTCCTCCGCACGGATGGAGCGCGGCGTGTGCTGCTCACGAGCAAGGTCCCGATTCGCGACGACAGCGGCAAGGTGACCGGGCTGCTCGGCATCTACGCCGACATCACCGAGCGCAAGCAGATGGAGATTGACCTCCAGCACGCCAAGGAGGCCGCCGACGACGCAGCCCGCGCGAAGGGGCAATTCCTCACGGTCATGAGCCACGAGCTGCGCACGCCGCTCGCGCTGATCCTCGGCCCGCTCGCCTCGCTGCTCTCCGGGGAGGCAAACGAGCGCGAGCCGCTCTCGCCGGGCGTACGCGCGGATCTCGAGCGCATCCAGCGCAATGCGCGCCGGCTCCATCGCCTCGTCGACGACATCCTCGATTACCAGAAAATCGAGGCCGGGAAGTTCACGGTCGACTGGGAGGCCGTCGATGCCGCGGAGCTCTGCGCCGACATCGTCGACGCCGCGCGCCCTTCGGCGGTGCGCGGCGGCATCGAGCTCTCGCTTCGCGCCTCGGCCCTCGGCCCGGTCCCGCTCGATCGACGCAAATTCGAGAGGATCGTGCTGAACCTGCTCGGCAATGCTTTGAAGTTCACCCCGCCGGGCGGGCGCATCGTGGTCCGCCTGCGGAAGGTCGAGGACGAGCTCGAATTCGCGGTCGAGGATACGGGGCCGGGCATTCCGGCGGACAAACAACACCTGCTCTTTCGGCAATTTCAGCAGATCGACGCCTCGGCGACGCGCAAGCACGAAGGGACGGGGATCGGGCTCTCGCTCGTCAAGGAGCTCGCGGAGCTCATGGGCGGCAAGGCCTTCATGGAGAGCACGCTCGGCGTGGGCTCGTGTTTCTTCGTGCGGCTCCCGTGCGCCGCGGACCCCATGGCCGCGCCGCGGCCTGCGCCCGCGCCGGTCGACGCGCGGCTGTCCGCGTCCCACGCGGGCCATTTCGAGGCGCCCGCGGCGAGCGCCCGGTGCGTCGAGACGAGCGGGCGCGGCCCCCGCGTGCTCGTGGTCGAGGACAACCCCGACATGGGTTCGTATCTGGTGGATCTCCTCTCCGCCGAATACGACATCGAGCTCGTGACGAATGGCCGGGCGGCGCTGGAAGCCGTGGAGGCGCGGCGCCCCGAGGTCATCGTATCGGACGTGATGATGCCCGAAATGGACGGCTTCGAGCTCGTTCGCCGGCTCAAGCGAGACCCGGCGTCGCGCGACATTCCGATCCTCCTGCTGACGGCGAGGGCGGGGTACGCCGCGGCGGTCGGGGGCCTCGATACCGGCGCGGACGATTATCTGAGCAAGCCGTTCGAGCCGGCCGAGCTCGCGGCGCGTGTGCGCGCGGCCGCGCGTCTGCACCGCGTGCACGTCGAGCTGGCCGAGAAAAACCGCGAGCTCACGGCGACCTTGCAGCGGCTCTCCGAGACGCAGGAGGAGCTCGTGCAGGCCGGGAAGATGGCGGCGGTGGGCACGATGCTCGCGGGCCTCTCGCACGAGATCAACAATCCCCTCGCGATCGTCCTCATGAATGCTCAGCTCTTGCTTCGTCGGCTCGACGCGGCCAAAGGGCCGACCCTCGACGAGGCTGGCCTCCGCAAGGCGCTGCACACCATCGAGTCGCAATCGACGCGTTGCTCGCGCCTCGTGCACACGCTGCTCGACTACTCGCGCGACCATCCGACCGGGCGTGAGCCGTGCGACGTGCGGGCGGCGCTCGACCGCGTGCTCGCGTTCACGGCGCCTCAGGCGCGTGCGCGCGAGGTACGCCTGGAGGTATGGCAGGATCCCGAGGCTCCGCCGGCGGTGTTCGCGAATGCGGCGCAGCTCGACGCGGCTCTGCTCAACGTGGTCGGCAATGCGCTCGATGCCGTCTCCGAGGGCGGCGCTGTCTCCGTCGTGGCGCGGCCGCTCGACAAGGGGAAGGACGCCGCCCCCGCCGTGGAGATCGAAGTGCGCGACACCGGCTGTGGGATCCCGGCCGAGAACCTCGACCGCATTTTCGAACCCTTTTTCACCACGAAGCCGCAGGGGCAGGGGACGGGCCTCGGGCTCACGCTCACCCAGAGGTTCGTCACGGACCACGGCGGGCGTCTCTGCGTCACGAGCCAGCTCGGCGTGGGGACGACGGTCCGCATGTCGCTGCCGGCGGCGCCGTGA
- a CDS encoding WD40/YVTN/BNR-like repeat-containing protein: protein MARRVTRFLRSVPYAGLAVVLLASACGGQQTQTTPKPPTNTKTEETEPEDEGPALGPLTLTLPDAAASAWVGQRGNYVDTLSGIWGLDKLVIAVGGGGTILRSEDGGINWTRQASPKDAWLRCVWGSGPDDIYVVGGNAIMHSTDGGITWSPQKIPITGTFFMAVWGSGRDDVYVVGGDGNILNTTDGGKTWTKDTSGVVGTLYDVWGSGADDIYVVGQASKDGAPIVLQSKIGGHLWAKLPVDTLDAPLRQIDGASIDYLYAVSAKGTVYESNDRAASWKSIGSFDGDELLGIRVVGKGDLYVIGRNQQFQHTSDGGKTWKDELNWPHGAAALQGIWGKGTTELFLVGEGTLEAGQKGSLVRRR, encoded by the coding sequence ATGGCGCGCCGAGTCACTCGATTTCTTCGTTCCGTCCCGTACGCGGGACTCGCGGTCGTCCTCCTCGCCTCTGCGTGCGGCGGTCAGCAAACGCAGACCACGCCGAAACCCCCTACGAATACGAAAACCGAGGAGACGGAGCCCGAAGACGAGGGCCCGGCGCTCGGGCCTCTGACGCTCACCCTCCCCGACGCCGCGGCCTCGGCGTGGGTTGGGCAGCGCGGCAACTACGTCGATACGCTGAGCGGCATCTGGGGCCTCGACAAGCTCGTGATCGCCGTGGGCGGCGGCGGGACGATCCTGCGCAGCGAGGACGGCGGAATCAACTGGACGCGGCAGGCCTCGCCGAAGGACGCGTGGCTGCGCTGCGTCTGGGGCAGCGGCCCGGACGACATCTACGTCGTGGGCGGCAATGCGATCATGCACTCGACGGACGGCGGCATCACGTGGTCGCCGCAAAAGATCCCGATCACGGGCACCTTTTTCATGGCGGTATGGGGGAGCGGCCGGGACGACGTCTACGTCGTGGGCGGCGACGGGAACATCCTCAACACGACGGACGGCGGCAAGACGTGGACGAAGGACACGAGCGGCGTGGTCGGCACGCTGTACGACGTGTGGGGCAGCGGCGCGGATGACATTTACGTCGTGGGTCAGGCCAGCAAGGACGGCGCGCCGATCGTGCTGCAATCGAAGATCGGCGGGCATCTCTGGGCGAAGCTGCCGGTCGACACGCTCGACGCGCCGCTCCGCCAGATCGACGGCGCGAGCATCGATTACCTGTACGCCGTGAGCGCGAAGGGCACGGTGTACGAATCGAACGACCGCGCGGCGTCGTGGAAATCGATCGGGAGCTTCGACGGCGACGAGCTCCTCGGCATCCGCGTGGTGGGCAAGGGCGACCTCTACGTGATCGGCCGCAACCAGCAGTTCCAGCACACGAGCGACGGCGGCAAGACGTGGAAAGACGAGCTCAACTGGCCGCACGGCGCCGCGGCGCTCCAGGGCATCTGGGGCAAGGGCACGACGGAGCTGTTCCTCGTCGGCGAGGGGACGCTCGAAGCCGGGCAGAAGGGGAGCTTGGTCCGGCGGCGGTGA
- a CDS encoding DUF962 domain-containing protein: MISLNAEWTRLLHKYQDDHQDPRNQACHKVGIPLIALSFPVGATLVGLPLAGAMFTVGWGFQFVGHALEGKKPSFVDDKRSLVIGLLWCMEKYGVRVYEESPAA, translated from the coding sequence ATGATTTCCCTGAACGCCGAGTGGACCCGGCTCCTCCACAAGTACCAGGATGATCACCAAGATCCGCGCAACCAGGCTTGCCACAAGGTTGGCATCCCCCTCATCGCGCTGAGCTTCCCCGTGGGCGCGACGCTCGTCGGCTTGCCGCTCGCGGGGGCGATGTTCACCGTGGGCTGGGGTTTCCAGTTCGTGGGGCACGCACTCGAAGGGAAAAAACCTTCGTTCGTGGACGACAAGCGGAGCCTGGTCATCGGGCTGCTCTGGTGCATGGAGAAGTACGGCGTGCGCGTGTACGAAGAATCGCCCGCGGCATGA